One region of Bdellovibrio bacteriovorus genomic DNA includes:
- the rpsU gene encoding 30S ribosomal protein S21 gives MVKIKDGESFESAFRKFKKSCEKAGILSEVKKREHFEKPSVRLKKKSLAARKRAVKKSRKGWND, from the coding sequence ATGGTTAAGATCAAAGACGGTGAGTCTTTTGAATCTGCTTTCAGAAAATTCAAAAAATCTTGCGAAAAAGCAGGAATTCTTTCTGAAGTTAAAAAACGTGAACACTTTGAAAAGCCCTCAGTAAGACTTAAAAAGAAGTCTCTTGCAGCTCGTAAACGCGCTGTAAAAAAATCGAGAAAAGGCTGGAACGACTAG
- a CDS encoding GatB/YqeY domain-containing protein: MEIKDQITADIKAAMLAKDSAKLGALRMLQAAIKNREIDMRPNPITGDEVLGVVKKLVKQRKESIEQFQQAGRQDLVDQESAELKVLEVYLPAQMSREQIEALVTEVIAATGAKTVKDMGPVMKEVIARSGGAADNKVVSEVIKSKLA, encoded by the coding sequence ATGGAAATCAAAGATCAAATCACTGCGGATATCAAAGCCGCGATGCTCGCGAAAGACAGTGCTAAGTTGGGAGCTCTTCGTATGCTCCAAGCCGCGATCAAAAACCGTGAAATCGACATGCGCCCGAACCCAATCACAGGTGATGAAGTTCTTGGCGTAGTTAAAAAACTTGTTAAGCAAAGAAAAGAATCTATCGAGCAGTTTCAACAAGCAGGTCGTCAAGACCTTGTAGATCAAGAATCTGCAGAGTTGAAAGTTCTTGAAGTTTATTTGCCAGCACAAATGAGCCGTGAACAAATCGAAGCTCTTGTAACTGAAGTGATTGCAGCTACTGGCGCGAAAACTGTGAAAGACATGGGACCTGTGATGAAAGAAGTCATCGCTCGTTCTGGCGGTGCGGCTGATAACAAAGTAGTAAGCGAAGTAATCAAATCTAAACTTGCGTAA